Proteins encoded in a region of the Clostridium beijerinckii genome:
- the rpsJ gene encoding 30S ribosomal protein S10, producing MSKQKIRIRLKAFDHTILDQSAEKIVETAKTSGAKVVGPVPLPTEKDVVTILRAVHKYKDSREQFEIRTHKRLIDIVNPSPKTVDALMRLNLPAGVDIEIKL from the coding sequence ATGTCAAAGCAAAAAATAAGAATTAGATTAAAGGCTTTTGATCATACAATTTTAGATCAATCAGCTGAAAAAATTGTTGAAACTGCAAAAACATCAGGAGCTAAGGTTGTAGGGCCAGTGCCACTACCAACTGAAAAAGATGTTGTTACAATATTAAGAGCGGTTCACAAGTACAAAGATTCAAGAGAACAATTTGAGATAAGAACTCATAAGAGATTAATCGATATTGTTAATCCATCACCTAAAACTGTTGATGCATTAATGAGATTAAATCTTCCAGCTGGTGTTGATATAGAAATCAAGCTTTAG
- the rpsG gene encoding 30S ribosomal protein S7, which yields MPRKGHIAKRDVLPDPVYNSKVVTKFINSIMEDGKKGVAQKICYEAFELIAKRSGKEALEVFEEAMNNVMPLLEVKARRIGGATYQVPIEVRPERRQTLGIRWMLIAARKRGEKLMSERVAGELLDASNNTGAAVKKREDTHKMAEANKAFAHYRY from the coding sequence GTGCCAAGAAAAGGACATATCGCAAAAAGAGACGTATTACCAGATCCAGTATACAATTCAAAGGTTGTTACTAAATTTATAAATAGTATAATGGAAGATGGTAAGAAGGGTGTAGCCCAAAAGATATGCTATGAAGCATTTGAATTAATAGCAAAAAGAAGTGGAAAAGAAGCTTTAGAAGTATTTGAAGAAGCTATGAACAATGTAATGCCATTACTAGAAGTTAAAGCTAGAAGAATAGGTGGTGCTACTTATCAAGTTCCAATCGAAGTTAGACCAGAAAGAAGACAGACATTAGGAATAAGATGGATGTTAATAGCAGCTAGAAAAAGAGGCGAAAAGCTAATGAGTGAAAGAGTTGCTGGTGAATTATTAGATGCATCTAATAATACAGGAGCAGCTGTTAAGAAGAGAGAAGATACTCATAAAATGGCAGAAGCTAATAAGGCATTTGCTCATTACAGATACTAA
- the rpsL gene encoding 30S ribosomal protein S12, translating into MPTISQLVRKGRKTAVVKSTAPALKECPQKRGVCTVVKTTTPKKPNSALRKIARVRLTNGFEVTAYIGGVGHNLQEHSVVLIRGGRVKDLPGVRYHIVRGALDCAGVANRLQGRSKYGAKRPKKK; encoded by the coding sequence ATGCCAACTATTAGCCAATTAGTAAGAAAAGGCAGAAAAACAGCAGTAGTTAAATCAACTGCACCAGCACTTAAAGAGTGTCCTCAAAAAAGAGGTGTATGTACAGTAGTTAAAACAACAACTCCTAAAAAACCTAACTCAGCGTTAAGAAAAATTGCCAGAGTTAGATTAACAAATGGATTTGAAGTAACTGCATATATTGGTGGAGTAGGTCACAACTTACAAGAACATAGTGTTGTTCTTATAAGAGGTGGAAGAGTTAAAGACCTTCCTGGTGTTAGATACCATATCGTAAGAGGTGCACTAGACTGCGCTGGAGTAGCTAACAGATTACAAGGAAGATCAAAGTACGGTGCTAAGAGACCTAAGAAAAAATAG
- a CDS encoding DNA-directed RNA polymerase subunit beta has protein sequence MVHPVQVGKRTRMSFGKVNDVTEMPNLIEVQLDSYEWFLREGLHEVFDDINPITNFTGNLVLEFVDYKLDMENIKYSVEECKERDATYAAPLKVSIRLQNNETGEIKEQEVFMGDFPLMTEQGTFVINGAERVIVSQLVRSPGVYYNYSIDKSGKKLYSSTVIPNRGAWLEYETDSNDVIYVRIDKTRKLSISILARAMGLGSDQELLDFFGEEERFRASIEKDNTKTKEEALLEIYKRLRPGEPPTVDSAISLIDTLFFDAKRYDLSRVGRYKFNKKLALNLRIANQVAAADIVNPQTGEIMVEKGQKISRLVAEEIQNAGVKSVDVLIEDKVIRVISNNFVDLKKQVSFDISDLGIKELVHYPTLKEILDNFSDEASIKEEIKKNISKLIPKHIIRDDIFATISYELGLTYGIGYVDDIDHLGNRRLRSVGELLQNQFRIGLSRMERVVKERMTIQDQEAITPQMLINIRPVAAAIKEFFGSSQLSQFMDQTNPLSELTHKRRLSALGPGGLSRERAGFEVRDVHHSHYGRMCPIETPEGPNIGLINSLATFAKVNEYGFIETPYRIVDKENARATDEIRYFTADEEDQCLIAEAKEPMDEDGNFTNKKVRVRHLEDILVVPATEVDLIDVSARQIVSVATAMIPFLENDDASRALMGSNMQRQAVPLLSPQAPIVGTGIEYKAAVDSGVLPKAKNAGVVSYVSGSEIRIKRDSDGGTDIYKLLKFKRSNSGTCINQRPIVDTGEIVYKNQVIADGPSTDLGEIALGKNIRMGFITWEGYNYEDAMLISEELVREDIFTSMHIEEYECEARDTKLGPEEITRDIPNVSDDALKDVDDRGIIRIGAEVRSGDILVGKVTPKGETELTAEERLLRAIFGEKAREVRDTSLRVPHGEAGIIVDIKVFTRENGDELNPGVNELVRCYIAQKRKISVGDKMAGRHGNKGVISRILPEEDMPFLPDGRPLQICLNPLGVPSRMNIGQVLEVHLGWAASHLGWHIATPVFDGATQPEITECMVKAGFREDAKTILYDGRTGEPFDNPVTVGIMYILKLHHLVDDKIHARSTGPYSLVTQQPLGGKAQFGGQRFGEMEVWALEAYGAAHTLQEILTVKSDDVVGRVKTYEAIVKGENIPEPGVPESFKVLIKELQALCLDIKVLNDAHEEVTLKEFVDEDMANLEVNIEGTEEIMVPEPDVLDDDSYDQNNDEDMDEIDYDESVDIADLETELELDDFNDEH, from the coding sequence ATGGTACATCCTGTCCAAGTTGGAAAAAGAACAAGAATGAGTTTCGGTAAGGTTAATGATGTTACTGAAATGCCGAATTTAATTGAAGTTCAATTAGATTCATATGAATGGTTTTTAAGAGAAGGGCTGCATGAAGTTTTTGATGATATTAATCCTATCACAAACTTCACGGGGAATTTAGTACTTGAGTTCGTAGACTATAAACTTGATATGGAAAATATCAAGTATTCTGTCGAAGAATGTAAGGAAAGAGACGCGACTTATGCTGCACCATTAAAAGTTTCAATCAGATTGCAAAATAATGAAACTGGTGAAATTAAAGAACAAGAAGTATTTATGGGTGACTTCCCATTAATGACAGAGCAAGGTACCTTTGTAATTAATGGTGCTGAAAGAGTTATAGTTAGTCAATTAGTAAGATCACCGGGTGTATATTATAACTACTCTATAGATAAGAGTGGTAAAAAGTTATATTCATCAACTGTTATCCCTAATAGAGGAGCATGGTTGGAATACGAAACAGATTCTAATGATGTAATTTATGTAAGAATTGATAAAACTAGAAAATTATCAATTAGTATATTAGCAAGAGCTATGGGATTAGGCAGTGATCAGGAGTTGTTAGATTTCTTCGGCGAAGAAGAAAGATTTAGAGCTTCAATAGAAAAAGACAATACTAAAACTAAAGAGGAAGCACTACTTGAAATATATAAAAGATTGAGACCTGGTGAACCACCAACAGTAGATAGTGCTATATCTTTAATAGATACATTATTCTTTGACGCAAAAAGATATGATTTATCTAGAGTAGGAAGATACAAATTTAATAAAAAACTTGCATTAAATCTAAGAATAGCTAACCAAGTAGCAGCCGCTGATATTGTTAATCCACAAACTGGAGAAATAATGGTGGAGAAGGGTCAAAAAATAAGTAGATTAGTAGCTGAAGAAATTCAGAATGCAGGTGTTAAATCTGTTGATGTATTAATAGAAGATAAAGTTATTAGAGTAATTAGTAATAACTTTGTAGATTTGAAGAAACAAGTTTCTTTTGATATTTCAGACCTAGGGATAAAAGAATTAGTTCATTATCCTACTTTGAAAGAAATATTAGATAATTTTTCTGATGAAGCAAGTATTAAAGAGGAAATCAAGAAGAATATTAGTAAACTTATTCCTAAACATATTATAAGAGATGATATATTTGCAACTATAAGCTATGAGCTAGGATTAACTTATGGAATAGGTTATGTTGATGATATAGATCATTTAGGTAATAGAAGATTGAGATCTGTAGGGGAATTATTGCAGAACCAATTTAGAATTGGTCTATCTAGAATGGAAAGAGTAGTAAAGGAAAGAATGACTATTCAAGATCAAGAAGCTATAACTCCTCAAATGTTAATTAATATAAGACCAGTAGCAGCAGCTATTAAAGAATTCTTTGGTAGTTCGCAATTATCGCAATTCATGGATCAAACAAATCCATTATCAGAACTTACACATAAAAGAAGATTGTCAGCATTGGGACCAGGTGGTCTTTCGAGAGAAAGAGCCGGTTTCGAAGTAAGAGATGTTCACCATTCACATTATGGTAGGATGTGTCCTATTGAAACACCAGAAGGTCCAAATATAGGGCTTATAAATTCTTTGGCAACTTTCGCAAAAGTTAATGAGTATGGCTTTATTGAAACTCCGTATAGAATTGTAGACAAAGAGAACGCAAGAGCTACAGATGAAATAAGATACTTTACGGCTGATGAAGAAGATCAATGTTTAATTGCGGAAGCAAAAGAGCCTATGGATGAAGATGGAAACTTTACAAATAAAAAAGTTAGAGTAAGGCATTTAGAAGATATATTAGTTGTTCCAGCAACTGAAGTTGATTTGATAGATGTATCTGCAAGACAAATTGTTTCTGTAGCTACAGCAATGATACCGTTCCTTGAAAATGATGATGCTTCGAGAGCACTTATGGGATCTAACATGCAACGTCAAGCAGTTCCGTTATTAAGTCCACAAGCACCAATAGTTGGAACAGGAATAGAATATAAAGCTGCTGTTGATTCGGGAGTATTGCCTAAAGCAAAAAATGCTGGAGTAGTTTCATATGTATCAGGTAGTGAAATTAGAATTAAGAGAGATTCAGATGGCGGTACAGATATATATAAATTATTGAAGTTTAAGAGAAGTAACTCTGGAACTTGTATAAATCAAAGGCCTATAGTAGATACGGGAGAAATAGTATACAAGAATCAAGTTATTGCAGATGGTCCATCTACAGATTTAGGAGAAATAGCGTTAGGTAAGAACATCAGAATGGGATTTATAACTTGGGAAGGTTATAATTACGAAGATGCTATGCTAATTTCAGAAGAATTAGTAAGAGAAGATATATTTACATCTATGCATATAGAAGAATATGAATGTGAAGCTAGGGACACTAAGTTAGGGCCAGAAGAAATTACAAGAGACATACCAAATGTAAGTGATGATGCACTTAAAGATGTAGATGATAGAGGAATTATAAGAATTGGTGCAGAAGTAAGATCAGGAGACATATTGGTTGGAAAAGTAACTCCTAAAGGTGAAACTGAGCTTACAGCAGAAGAAAGATTGCTAAGAGCAATATTTGGTGAAAAGGCAAGAGAAGTAAGAGATACTTCATTAAGAGTGCCTCACGGAGAAGCTGGAATAATAGTTGATATAAAAGTATTTACAAGAGAAAATGGAGATGAATTGAATCCTGGAGTAAATGAACTTGTAAGATGCTATATTGCACAAAAAAGAAAAATTTCAGTTGGAGATAAAATGGCAGGACGTCATGGTAATAAGGGGGTTATCTCTAGAATATTACCAGAAGAAGATATGCCATTCTTGCCAGACGGTAGACCTCTTCAAATATGCTTAAACCCATTAGGAGTACCTTCGCGTATGAACATAGGGCAAGTACTTGAAGTTCACTTAGGATGGGCAGCTAGTCATTTAGGATGGCATATAGCTACACCTGTATTTGATGGCGCAACTCAGCCTGAAATCACAGAGTGCATGGTAAAGGCAGGATTTAGAGAAGATGCTAAAACCATATTATATGATGGTAGAACTGGAGAGCCATTTGATAATCCGGTTACTGTTGGAATAATGTATATTTTGAAACTTCACCATTTAGTAGATGATAAGATTCATGCTAGATCTACAGGACCATATTCATTGGTTACTCAACAACCATTGGGAGGTAAAGCTCAATTTGGTGGTCAAAGATTTGGTGAAATGGAAGTTTGGGCATTAGAAGCATATGGAGCAGCACATACACTTCAGGAAATATTAACTGTTAAGTCAGATGATGTTGTAGGTAGAGTTAAAACATATGAAGCTATAGTAAAAGGCGAAAATATACCTGAACCAGGGGTTCCAGAATCATTCAAAGTTCTTATTAAGGAACTACAAGCATTATGCTTAGATATTAAGGTATTAAATGATGCACATGAAGAAGTAACTTTAAAGGAATTTGTTGATGAAGATATGGCAAATCTAGAAGTTAATATAGAAGGCACTGAAGAGATTATGGTGCCAGAACCAGATGTATTAGATGATGACAGTTATGATCAAAATAATGATGAAGACATGGATGAAATTGATTATGATGAAAGTGTCGATATAGCTGATCTTGAGACTGAATTAGAACTAGATGATTTTAATGATGAACACTAA
- the fusA gene encoding elongation factor G, giving the protein MARKYPLDKFRNFGIMAHIDAGKTTTTERILFYTGVSHKIGEVHDGEATMDWMVQEQERGITITSAATSCFWKEHELNIIDTPGHVDFTVEVERSLRVLDGAVTVLDAKSGVEPQTETVWRQADKYGVPRMIYVNKMDATGADFFRCIQTVKDRLKANAVPIQIPIGSEQDFKGMVDLIKNVAFIFYDDLGKDMREEAIPAEYADQAEEYRAAMIEAIAETDEELMEKYLEGEELTVEELKTALRKATIANEIYPCICGSSYKNKGVQEMIDGVVDYLPSPLDVPAIKGTTLDGEDDHRNSSDSEPLSALAFKIATDPFVGKLAFTRIYSGVMQSGSYVLNSTKGKKERIGRLVKMHSNSRSEVESLEAGEIGAVIGLKNTTTGDTLCAENSPIILEAMEFPEPVIRVAIEPKTKDAQEKMGLALAKLAEEDPTFKTWTDTETGQTIIAGMGELHLEIIVDRLQREFKVECNVGAPQVAYKETIRSAVKAEAKYAKQSGGKGQYGHAVIEMEPTEGEYVFENAIVGGAIPKEYIPAIDAGIQEASKNGIIAGYNVINFKVKLVHGSYHEVDSSEMAFKIAGSMAFKNAMSKASPVLLEPMMKVEVTVPEEYMGDVIGDINSRRGIMEGMEALNGAQVIRAFVPLSEMFGYATTLRSRTQGRGVYSMVFDHYDEVPKNIQEQIAGSRAK; this is encoded by the coding sequence ATGGCTAGAAAATATCCTTTAGATAAATTCCGTAACTTCGGTATAATGGCTCATATAGATGCTGGTAAGACAACAACTACTGAACGTATATTGTTCTATACAGGCGTGAGTCACAAAATAGGGGAAGTTCATGATGGTGAAGCTACAATGGACTGGATGGTTCAAGAACAAGAAAGAGGTATAACAATTACTTCTGCAGCAACTTCATGTTTCTGGAAAGAACATGAACTTAATATTATAGATACTCCTGGTCACGTAGACTTCACAGTTGAAGTTGAAAGATCATTAAGAGTACTTGATGGAGCTGTTACAGTTCTTGATGCAAAGAGCGGTGTTGAACCACAAACTGAAACTGTTTGGAGACAGGCAGATAAGTATGGCGTGCCAAGAATGATTTATGTAAATAAAATGGATGCAACAGGTGCTGATTTCTTTAGATGTATTCAAACAGTTAAAGATAGATTAAAAGCAAATGCAGTTCCGATTCAAATTCCAATAGGTAGCGAACAAGACTTTAAAGGAATGGTTGATCTTATAAAGAATGTTGCTTTTATATTCTATGATGATCTTGGAAAAGATATGAGAGAAGAAGCTATACCAGCTGAATATGCTGATCAAGCTGAAGAATACAGAGCAGCAATGATAGAAGCTATTGCTGAAACAGATGAAGAATTAATGGAAAAATATTTAGAAGGCGAAGAGCTTACAGTTGAAGAATTAAAGACTGCCTTAAGAAAAGCTACAATTGCTAATGAAATATATCCTTGTATTTGTGGTTCTTCATACAAAAACAAAGGTGTTCAAGAAATGATTGATGGAGTTGTAGATTATTTACCATCACCATTAGATGTTCCAGCAATAAAAGGAACAACATTAGATGGAGAAGATGATCATAGAAATTCTTCAGACTCTGAACCATTATCAGCTTTAGCATTTAAAATAGCAACTGATCCATTTGTTGGTAAGTTAGCATTTACAAGAATATATTCTGGTGTAATGCAAAGTGGTTCTTATGTTCTTAACTCAACAAAAGGTAAGAAGGAAAGAATTGGTAGACTTGTTAAGATGCATTCAAATTCAAGATCAGAAGTTGAATCGTTAGAAGCAGGAGAAATTGGTGCTGTAATTGGTTTAAAGAACACTACAACAGGTGATACTTTATGTGCAGAAAATAGTCCAATAATTCTTGAAGCAATGGAATTCCCAGAACCAGTTATAAGAGTAGCTATTGAGCCAAAGACAAAAGATGCTCAAGAAAAGATGGGATTGGCATTAGCTAAACTAGCAGAAGAAGATCCTACTTTCAAGACTTGGACTGATACAGAAACAGGTCAAACAATTATTGCAGGTATGGGAGAACTTCACTTAGAAATAATTGTTGATAGACTTCAAAGAGAATTTAAAGTTGAATGTAATGTTGGAGCACCTCAGGTTGCTTATAAGGAAACAATTAGATCAGCTGTTAAAGCAGAAGCTAAATATGCTAAACAATCAGGTGGTAAAGGACAATACGGTCATGCTGTAATTGAAATGGAACCAACTGAAGGTGAATATGTATTTGAAAATGCTATCGTGGGAGGAGCTATTCCTAAGGAATATATTCCAGCAATCGATGCAGGTATTCAAGAGGCATCTAAAAATGGTATAATTGCAGGTTATAATGTTATTAACTTTAAAGTTAAGTTAGTACACGGTTCATACCATGAAGTTGACTCATCTGAAATGGCATTTAAAATAGCAGGTTCTATGGCATTCAAGAATGCAATGTCTAAAGCAAGCCCTGTACTTCTTGAACCAATGATGAAAGTTGAAGTAACAGTTCCAGAAGAATACATGGGAGATGTTATCGGAGATATCAATTCAAGAAGAGGTATAATGGAAGGTATGGAAGCTCTTAATGGAGCGCAAGTTATCAGAGCGTTTGTTCCATTATCAGAAATGTTTGGATATGCTACTACTTTAAGATCTAGAACTCAAGGTAGAGGAGTTTACTCAATGGTATTTGATCACTATGATGAAGTTCCAAAGAATATTCAAGAACAAATTGCAGGTAGCAGAGCTAAATAA
- the rpoC gene encoding DNA-directed RNA polymerase subunit beta': MFELNNFDAIQIGLASPEQIRQWSRGEVKKPETINYRTLKPERDGLFCERIFGPMKDWECHCGKYKRVRYKGIVCDRCGVEVTKAKVRRERMGHIELAAPVSHIWYFKGIPSRMGLILDMSPRALEKVLYFASYIVIDPKETPLLKKQLLNEKEYREAVDKYGDESFVAGMGAEAIQDLLNEIDLETSSKELKEELKQSSGQKKVRIIRRLEVVESFRKSGNDPQWMVINVIPVIPPDLRPMVQLDGGRFATSDLNDLYRRVINRNNRLKKLLDLGAPDIIVRNEKRMLQEAVDALIDNGRRGRPVTGPGNRPLKSLSDMLKGKQGRFRQNLLGKRVDYSGRSVIVVGPELKMYQCGLPKEMAIELFKPFVMKKLVQDGIAHNIKSAKRMVERVLPQVWDVLEEVIADHPVLLNRAPTLHRLGIQAFQPVLVEGRAIKLHPLACTAYNADFDGDQMAVHLPLSVEAQAEARFLMLAATNILKPSDGKPVCVPTQDMILGSYYLTMDKNGAKGDGMTFSSKDEAIMAYEVKEIDIHAQINVRMFREVDGEIKSRIIKTTVGKIIFNESIPQNLGLVNRENEEESFNLEVDFLITKKSLGKIIDQCYMKHGPVKTSIMLDNIKALGYHYSSIGAVTVASSDIIVPKVKYDLLKEADETVEKIEKMYKRGFISDEERYERVIEKWTQTTEDVANALMDSLDKFNPIYMMADSGARGSKSQIKQLAGMRGLMASPSGKIIELPIRASFKEGLDVIEYFLSTHGARKGNADTALKTADSGYLTRRLVDVSQDVIVREEDCGTDEGIFVSEIKEGNEVIEELRERLIGRYTAEDIVDPETGDVLHPKNEYMDPYAADKIVSAGIKKVKIRSVFTCKCKVGVCARCYGMNMATAKKIDIGEAVGIIAAQSIGEPGTQLTMRTFHTGGVAGADITQGLPRVEELFEARKPKGLAIVSEIAGTARIEETKKKRTVIVMGADGEERSYDIPFGSRLRVNESDYVEAGDEITEGSVNPHDIMSIKGIDGARRYLLSEVQKVYRLQGVDINDKHLEVVVRQMTRKIKIVDSGDTDLLPGTMIDMFDFYEENARVREFGGEEAKGEQTLLGITKAALATDSFLSAASFQETTRVLTEAAIKGKVDPLVGLKENVIIGKLIPAGTGMMRYRSLKVETDSELVEETIGETVEE; the protein is encoded by the coding sequence TTGTTTGAATTAAATAATTTTGATGCAATACAAATTGGTTTAGCATCTCCAGAGCAAATAAGACAGTGGTCAAGAGGAGAAGTTAAAAAACCAGAAACTATTAACTATAGGACTTTAAAACCAGAGAGAGATGGTTTATTCTGTGAAAGAATTTTTGGACCAATGAAAGATTGGGAATGTCACTGTGGAAAGTATAAGAGAGTTAGATATAAAGGGATAGTTTGTGATAGATGTGGAGTTGAAGTCACAAAAGCTAAAGTAAGAAGAGAAAGAATGGGGCATATAGAATTAGCTGCCCCAGTATCTCATATTTGGTATTTTAAGGGGATTCCATCAAGAATGGGATTGATTTTAGATATGTCGCCAAGAGCTTTGGAAAAAGTTCTGTATTTTGCATCTTATATAGTGATAGATCCTAAGGAAACACCATTATTAAAGAAACAACTTCTTAATGAAAAGGAATATAGAGAAGCTGTAGATAAATATGGTGATGAAAGCTTTGTAGCAGGTATGGGAGCAGAGGCAATTCAAGATTTGCTAAATGAAATTGACTTAGAAACTTCTTCAAAAGAACTTAAAGAAGAATTAAAACAAAGTTCAGGACAAAAGAAAGTTAGAATAATTAGAAGACTAGAAGTTGTAGAGTCATTTAGAAAATCAGGTAATGATCCACAGTGGATGGTTATAAATGTTATACCAGTAATTCCACCGGATTTAAGACCTATGGTTCAATTAGATGGAGGAAGATTTGCAACATCTGATTTAAATGATTTATATAGAAGAGTAATAAACAGAAATAACAGATTAAAGAAGTTATTAGATTTAGGTGCTCCAGATATAATTGTAAGAAATGAAAAAAGAATGCTTCAAGAAGCAGTAGATGCTCTTATTGACAATGGTAGAAGAGGCAGACCGGTAACTGGACCAGGAAATAGACCTTTAAAATCTCTTTCGGATATGTTAAAAGGTAAACAAGGTAGATTTAGACAAAACTTACTTGGTAAGAGAGTTGACTACTCAGGTAGATCAGTTATTGTTGTTGGTCCAGAACTTAAAATGTATCAATGCGGACTTCCTAAGGAAATGGCAATAGAATTATTTAAACCATTTGTTATGAAAAAGCTTGTACAAGATGGAATAGCTCATAATATAAAGAGTGCCAAGAGAATGGTTGAGAGAGTATTACCACAAGTATGGGATGTATTGGAAGAAGTCATTGCGGATCATCCAGTATTACTTAACCGTGCACCTACTCTACATAGACTTGGTATTCAAGCGTTCCAACCTGTATTAGTAGAAGGTAGAGCAATAAAACTTCATCCATTAGCATGTACAGCTTATAATGCTGACTTCGATGGAGACCAAATGGCTGTCCATCTTCCATTATCAGTAGAGGCTCAAGCTGAAGCTAGATTTTTAATGTTAGCTGCAACAAATATTTTAAAACCATCAGATGGTAAGCCGGTTTGTGTACCTACACAAGATATGATTCTTGGATCATACTATTTAACAATGGATAAAAATGGAGCTAAAGGCGATGGAATGACATTCTCAAGCAAAGATGAAGCTATAATGGCATATGAAGTTAAAGAAATTGACATACATGCTCAAATAAATGTTAGAATGTTTAGAGAAGTCGATGGGGAAATAAAATCTAGGATTATTAAAACTACTGTTGGAAAGATTATATTTAATGAATCAATTCCACAAAATCTTGGATTAGTAAATAGAGAAAATGAAGAAGAATCATTTAATCTTGAAGTTGATTTCTTAATTACTAAGAAATCGCTAGGAAAGATTATCGATCAATGTTATATGAAACATGGTCCAGTAAAGACATCAATAATGCTTGATAATATTAAGGCATTAGGATACCATTATTCATCAATTGGAGCTGTAACAGTTGCTTCTTCAGATATAATAGTTCCTAAAGTAAAATATGATTTACTTAAGGAAGCAGATGAAACAGTAGAAAAAATTGAAAAGATGTATAAGAGAGGCTTCATATCCGATGAGGAAAGATATGAAAGAGTTATAGAAAAATGGACTCAGACGACTGAAGATGTAGCTAATGCATTAATGGATAGTCTTGATAAATTTAATCCGATATACATGATGGCTGATTCAGGAGCCAGAGGATCGAAATCTCAGATCAAGCAGCTAGCTGGTATGAGAGGTCTTATGGCTAGTCCATCAGGTAAGATTATAGAGTTACCTATAAGGGCATCATTTAAAGAAGGATTAGATGTAATAGAATATTTCTTGTCAACACATGGAGCTAGAAAGGGTAATGCGGATACAGCCTTAAAGACTGCGGATTCTGGATATTTAACTAGAAGACTTGTTGATGTTTCACAAGATGTTATCGTAAGAGAAGAAGATTGTGGTACAGATGAAGGAATATTTGTAAGTGAAATTAAAGAAGGTAACGAAGTTATCGAGGAATTAAGAGAAAGATTAATTGGTAGATATACAGCAGAAGATATTGTTGATCCAGAAACTGGGGATGTATTACATCCAAAGAATGAATATATGGATCCATATGCCGCTGACAAGATAGTTTCTGCAGGAATTAAGAAAGTGAAGATTAGATCCGTATTCACTTGTAAGTGTAAAGTTGGTGTATGTGCTAGGTGTTATGGTATGAATATGGCGACAGCTAAAAAGATTGATATTGGAGAAGCTGTTGGAATAATAGCGGCTCAGTCAATTGGAGAACCAGGAACACAGCTTACAATGAGAACATTCCATACTGGTGGAGTTGCAGGAGCAGATATTACTCAAGGTTTACCTAGAGTTGAGGAGCTATTTGAGGCTAGAAAACCGAAGGGGCTTGCAATAGTAAGTGAAATTGCTGGTACTGCGAGAATAGAAGAAACTAAAAAGAAAAGAACAGTAATAGTTATGGGTGCCGATGGAGAAGAACGTAGCTACGATATACCTTTTGGATCAAGATTGAGAGTTAATGAAAGTGATTATGTTGAAGCTGGAGATGAAATCACAGAAGGTTCAGTAAATCCTCATGATATAATGAGCATAAAAGGAATAGATGGAGCGAGAAGATACTTACTTTCAGAGGTTCAAAAAGTTTATAGACTACAAGGTGTTGATATTAATGATAAACACTTAGAAGTTGTTGTTAGACAAATGACTAGAAAGATAAAAATTGTTGATTCAGGTGACACGGATCTATTACCAGGAACTATGATTGATATGTTTGATTTCTATGAAGAAAATGCTAGAGTAAGAGAATTTGGTGGAGAAGAAGCAAAAGGAGAACAAACTCTACTAGGTATAACTAAAGCAGCATTAGCAACTGATAGTTTCCTATCAGCAGCTTCGTTCCAAGAAACGACAAGAGTTCTAACAGAAGCAGCAATTAAAGGAAAAGTTGATCCTTTAGTTGGATTAAAAGAAAATGTAATAATTGGTAAGCTTATTCCAGCTGGTACTGGAATGATGAGATATAGATCTTTAAAGGTGGAAACAGATAGTGAATTAGTTGAAGAAACTATTGGAGAAACTGTTGAAGAATAA